The genomic window CGAGCCGGTCGGCAGATACGGAACGAAGTAACGATCAGTGGACACTTATCTCCCCTACTGCCATCGAATGCACGTCACGCCAATGCCGGTGCAGCATCCGCGCCACCTCCGTCCAGGTCGGCTGCAGCAATTGCGCCGTAGCGACCCGTTCTCGTTGTTTGCGCCGCAGCTCGCCATCGGTGCACAAGCGGGCTGTCGCGGCCGCGAACCGATCGGCGTCGTCCGCACGCAGGACAGCGGCCCGACTCGTTGGCGGCAATCCCTCCAGCCCGAGTCCGGTGGACACGATCAGGCAGCCGCCGCGGATGGCCTCGATCATCTTGACTTTGACGCCGCCGCCGATCCGCAGCGGACAGATGACCACATCGACCATGTCCCAGAGGGCGGTGACCCGGTCCAGCCAACCCACCACGGTGACAGCGGGTTTCGCGGCTGCCCGCTGGGCGACGACGTCCACATTGGATCCGGCCAGGATCAGCTGGGCCCCCGGAAGTTCGGCGCGAATACGCTCGAAGACCTCATCGAGCATCCAGTCGACGGCATCCTGGTTCGGCGAGTACGCATAATTGGCCAGGAAGCCAAGCCGGGGCCGGGCGGCGACCTGGTCCGCGGGGCGCGGGGCGGGCGTGTGCAACGGCGTGTGATCGGATCCGTTGGGCACCACCCGAACATCTACGTCGAACGCTCGGTCTCGTACCCGCCGGTGGTCCTCCTCGGACAACGTCACCACCCGCGCCACCCGGCGCCAGGCTTGCAATTCGGCCGTCCGAACGCTGGCGAAGTCGTCGAAATTCTCCGGAGCCAGACCGCCGAACGACGCTTTCTGCTCCACCAGGCTGGACTCGATATTGTGCTCGACCAGCACGCTGCGGGCGGCCAGGCGATCGGGCAGCAGATGGGTGAGGTAATGCCCTTCCACATGAACCACATCGAAAGGCCGATCGCCGGCTTCCCGCTCGGCCAACAGTCGGCGCACCGTCTCCGAGTGCCGAGTCGGGAATGCTCGTTGGCGACTCTCGTCGCGGAATACCCGCACCGGGATATCGGTGTGCGCGGCGGCCGCCGCGACATCCTCTTCGTACCGCCGCGACACCGCCCACACCTCGAGATCGGCGTGCCGAGCCAGTTGCGGTATGAGGGCCGCATCGCGGAGACGGCCACCGCTGGCTGCCGGCCACGGCGAGTGATGGGTCAGATAGAGCACGCGCAGGCGTTCACTTGTGGTCATCGGTCCTCCGCGCTGCTCACGATCGCGCGCGAGCGGCTGCGATCCTGCAGCAGGCGATCGTAGAAACGGCCTACTTCCGCACGCATCGCATCGGTGTGAAACAGCTGTGCCGCACGGGCTTTGGCCGACGCACGGTATCGTTCCGGGTCCGCCAGCACCGCGCGCAGCGCCCGTACCGCCGCCGGGCCGTCACCGACCGGAACCAGTTCACCGACGCGTCCCGCGTCCAGGAGATCGGGCAGACCGCCTACGGCCGATGCGAGAACGGGAACGCCGCTCGTCATCGCCTCGATCACCACCCTGGAGGTGGTCTCGGTGTCGGAGAGCAGCGCGAAGGCGTCCAGGGCCGCGTAAACCGGACCCACGTCCGGTAGCAGGCCGGTGAACGTCACGGCCTCGGCGATCCCCAATTCCACGGCACGCTCGCGCAGGGAGTCGGCCAATCCGCCACTGCCCGCCAGGATTCCGTGGATACGCGGATCTTCCCGACGCGCGGCGGCCACCAGATCCAGCACGCGATCCGGACGCTTCTCCGGTGACAGTCGTCCGACATAGCCGACCAGTACCGCGGAAGCGGGTACACCGAATCGCTCGGCCAGTTCCGCGCGGGCCGCGGATCGGTCCATAAGCCGCGGTGCGCTCACCCCGTTCGGGATGTAGGCGACGTGCCCGTTCGGGCACCAGCGCCGGATGCGCGGCAACAAGCCCTCCGCACATACCACCACGCCGTCGGCGAGCCGGGTGCAGGCGACGTCGAGGTAGGTCTTCGCCTTGTGCCACAGCGAATCCTCGACGATCCCGTGCTGGGTGAACACCAGCGGCCGCGTGCGGAAAAGGCGGGGAAAGGACAGTTTGGCCGCGGCCGCCCAGTAATCGGCGTCGTAACCATGGGCGTGCACGACATCGGCTTTGACGTCGGCGATCGTCGCGCCGAGCCGGCGCACCGCCGTGCCGAATCCGGCCCCGGTGACGCTGACCACCTCGAGGCCGAGATCGCCTGCGCGCGCGGCGAATTCTTCCGACCCGCGCTCGATCACCACTGGACGCAGCCCCGCGGCACGTTGACTGACGGCGAGGTCGAGCACATGCATATCGGCGCCGCCGAGCTCGCCCGGCGGCTCCGGGACCAGCACATGCAGGATGGTCAGACTCATCTCAATTCCTCACTTGCCCGGCGGCATACGCGTTGGTCAACCACGTCACGGCCATCGCCCAATCGGTCGTGCGAGGTTGCTCGAACGAGCGGTTGTAGGGCTGGTCGAACACCAGAACGGCGCGGTTCAGCGCACGTAGGTCTCGAATGAAATGCGGGGCGTCCTCCAGATAGACATCCGCCTCGACCGCGGTCTTGTCCGAGACGAAAACCACGTCCTCGGCCGGGATACCGTGGGTGTCCAGCCAGGCGCCCGTCGCCGCGAGGACGGACCCGACGATCTGACTGGTCCAGAGCCGTCCGGTCACCACCCGGATCCGGAATCCCGACTCGTGCAGCGTGCGCAGTCCCTCTACCGCACCCGGCAACGGCGCCATGGTGCGGTATCCGTCACCGGTGACGAAGGCGCCGTAGTGCAAACGGTCGTAGTCGTCGTGATCGCGTACGCCCCAGTCCCGAAGATCCCATCGCGTCGGGCGGTCGCTGGGGACCGGCCGCTCTTGTGCCCGCAGATCGCGCGCGATGACGCCCAACCGGTCCGCGCACACATCGTCCAGATCTACCGCGAGCACCGGCCGCGATGGCGGCGTCACGCGGCACCTCGGGCAAGCCACTCCACGGTGCTGTCGTCGAGCACCAGTCGGCTGGCGGCCAGCGAATGGTCAAGCTCGGCCATATCGCGCGGGCCGACGATCGGATAACTCCGGCCGGCCCGCAGCGACCACGCCAGCGCGACCGTCTCAGGTCGGGTGCCCAACCGCTCGGCCAGTTCCCGGCAACGCCGCCGGCGAGCGTGATTCTCCTCGGTGTCGAACGGATCCAGCCCGGAATCCGCGGTCGGCTCGACCCGGCCGGCGAAGAAACCGCGCGCCTGGGCGGCCCAGCCGAACAGGGGCAGTTCATGATCGTTGATCACCGCCAGCAGGGCGGCATCGGCATGTCGGGTACCCGGCCACAGTGGTTTGGCCGGAACGGCGAGGCTGTACTGATAACTGACCACCGGCACGACACCGTGCTCGCCGAGTTCAATGACCAATTGTGCCAACCGATCCGGCGACCAGTTCGACACGCCGACCTGGCGTGCGCGCCCGGAATGCACGAAATCGGCCAGCGTTTCGGCCAACTCGGCGACCGGACGAGCCGGATCGTCGCGATGGAGCAGCACAATGTCGAGGGTCAGCACACCCAGCCGGCGCAGCGAGTCGGTGAGTTCGGTCTCGAGTCGCGATCGGCTCAGATCGAGCCGACCGCGGTCATCCGGATGGCCGATCTTGTCCACCACCGCGAGCGTCCCGGGGTTGACTCGCAGCCAACGACCGATCACCCGCTCCGCCTCACCACCGGCGTAGGAGTGGGCGGTGTCGATGAACAGCCCACCTGCTTCGGCGAATCGGTCCAGCCGCGCCATCGAGACGCGTTCGTCCTCCTCGCCGAAGCGGCCACCGAGGACGATTCGATGAACGCTGTCTTTCCCGCTGTCCGACAAGACATTTCCTCCCCTCGAGTTCGAGTCCGCCGACATCGGAAGTCGGGGCTCGGCAAGTGCATAGGTGGCGGTGACGACCGCCGCTCGCGCGGAGGCGAGCACCTCCTGGAGGTCGGCCCTGACCTCATGGTCGGTACTGCCGCTACGCAGGTGTTCGATCGCGGTCGCCGCCGCGACCGTCGCTTCGAGCAGGCACACCACCGTCTCGTCCAGCGGATCGGAACGATCGGCGTGGGACCGCAGCAAGCCGAGCCACCGGCTCAGCGCCGTCATCCAGGCCCGATCGACAGAACTCGCAGCGCTCGGGGCAGAAGTATTCGAGTCGGATCCAGCCATCTCCATCCTCACCAGCACGTTGTTTCCCGACATCGAGCCTCACAAGCCGACCTGGAACGAATCTGGATCAGATCTCCAATGCGCTGGTCCGACCGGGTGTGCGCACCGGTTGGCGGTACGAGATCGGTTGCCGCACAGCCGTTTCGCCGAACCAGACCAACGAGTCTGCTAAGCGCCCGCTACTAGCTTGACTAGTACCGGACATCCTGTTTTACTTTCAACTGAAATTAGCGGCGACTTGGTTCACCGCGGAAAGAGTAGGGGCTGTAAAGGGGGTAGGAAAAGTTTGTGCAGGCCGACATACGGCAGACGTATAAGCCATTTTTATGAATGACATACGGCTCAGCTGGTAGCCGACACAGTAGTGGGAGTTGATTTGATTTCCGCACATTTCCTCGACGCCTCTGAACTCGAAGAAACTGAAGAGCAGGTAAAGCTACACGTCCTGGGCCCGCTACGCGCGACATATCGAGGCCAACCGTTGGACCTCGGTCCGCTCAAACAACGCCGATTACTCGTGGCCTTGATTCTGAAGGCGAACAATCCGGTTTCCAGAGAAGAAATAATCGAATCGGTGTGGCACAGGGAGACGCCGAACTCGGTGGTAAATTTGGTCTACACCTATGTTGCCCGGCTTCGCCGGATACTCGATCCGGGTCGCTCCAGCCGGAAACTCAGCGGGCTCATCGTCTCCACTCCGACCGGCTACCTATTACAGGCCGGGGCCGATCAGCTCGACCTACTGGAGTTCAACCGACTCTCGATCATCGCCAAAGAAAAACTTGCCAGAGGACATTTCGCGGAGAGCTTCGAGGTGATGCAGCGCGCCACCGAGCTCTGGTCCGGCGGAGTCGCCGAGGATGTGCCACCCGCGGCTAGCGAGCACTCTATTGCGCCAATGCTTCGACAACAGTACAACGCAATGCTCGTCGACCTGACCCACGTAGCGAGTCAGCTGGGGCGAAGCCTCGAGGTGGTGCCGGCCCTCACCAAAGCGATCCAATGCGACCCATTGCACGAGAACCTGCATTCTTGCCTCATGCTCGCCCTCGCATCCAGCGGCCAACAGGCCGCCGCCGTCCGCCTCTTCGAAGAGATACGAGACCGCCTTCGCGAAGAACTCGGATTGAGCCCCGGCCCCGATCTGCAGCGGACATTTCAACAGATACTGTTGCAAGAAGTATGAACTGAACCAAAAGGCATAATGCGGTGGAAACGCCCGAAGCTGCCGGACAGAAGCACCTCCGAGCAATGTGCTAACATGCGGTCATGCGGTACTATGTCCAGTTCAATGCTGGTCTCGGCGAACTGATTACAAGCTCACTCAGACAGGATCTGAAACGAGTCAAGATCGTGTTCCTGGACGACAGCTCCGCATTACTCGATTGCGGGTCCAGGTCCGAGGACGTAGCCGCTACCACATACCTCAAGAATGTTTTCATCGTCTTCGGCGAAGCCGATCGGTCGAACGGTCTGCCCGGAGCAATGAGTGCGCTTACCGGGCAATTGAAACGGCCCGAATTCGGCCGATTGGCGCCCAAGAAGCGACCCTTCAGAATCATGGCTTCGGTCGATGGCGAATTGGCGCCATTGCCGCGTGACGCCAAAGCGCGTCTCGAAAACTCCATCGCGACACGAACCGCAGGCCGTGTCGAGGCTCGTGGCTCGGGGGTCGAATACTGGATCATCGGACGCCGAGATCTGAACTCATTTCTGTTCACTCTCAAGATGCCCAGAAGAAAGGGCACCGGCACGCCGAAAGGCGCCCTGGGTCCCGAGTTGTCCGAGATGCTGGTACGCGCCTCCAAACCTGCCGCGAACGATGTCTTTCTCGATCCTTTCGGCGGCCGGGGGTCACTCGTGCTGGCGCGCACGAAGTATCCCGCTGGCCGAATAATCTACTCGGACACGGAATATCGAACCTTGAAGAAGGATTTCCAACCGGAGCTCGTCCGGGCCAAGCAGGTCCAGTTCACCGCCGAAGATGCACGACGACTTCCGACTGTCGCCGACAACTCGATCGATGCGATCGTCACCGATCCGCCATGGGGGGAATATGACGAAACCGACACACCCTATGACGAATTCATAGCCGACGTCGCCGAAAACTTTGCGCGCGTACTGAAACCCACAGGCCGATTCGTGGTCCTGATCAATCGACGTCAAGAGGACGTACTGGGCGAGGCACTGTCCAAGCACAACCTTGCCGTGTCGGCGACACATCGGATACTCGTGAATGGACACCCGGCCAGCGTGCTCATAGGCGACCGCCGGGAGGCCGACGTCAGTTCCGGCTGACAACTTCATCCCGCAGCGCACCCAGTCGGCGTTGATCGCCGGGCGGGGCTTTCATGCCGGTTCGACGGGGAGGTGCGACTAGTCGGTCGCCCTTCGATGCATCCAGCCGCTTCGGCGCGCCCGGCGCGGCATGCCGGTCCCACCGAGCGCCTTCCTGATTGGTTGCTGCCGACGGCATCAGTGGGATGGGCGGCGCGACTCGTGGCGGACAGCCCCGCCGGATGAGTAGTTCGTACGAGGGCGATGCGTGTCGAGTTCGCCGTCGATGATCAGCAGCGATTCGTCCCGTGGCCGACCGTACCGTTTGAACCACACGTCGTTCCTGTGGCGCTTTGATCGCTTCCGGCGCGAAAAACGCTGTCGTGCCGAGAATTAACGGGATTCCACCCGCACATCGTTTGACCAGTCGTAGCATTGGGGAGCTGCTGATCGACTCTCACACGTGATCCTCTCCCATGTGGAAGAAGGCGATATCATGCGTGCTTCCGGATTGACTTACCAGCAACGTAAGGCCGCAGCGCAATTCCGGGCGCTGGATCTCGACGGCAACGGATATCTCGAACGCGACGATTACAACGCCATGGTCGACCGCCTACTCGTCGCTTTCCGAGTCGCCGCCGACAGTCCCACCGCCATGAACCTCCGACATCAGTATCTGCGGCTGTTCGACAAGCTCGTCGAACGCATGGACACCGACGGCGACGGCCGCGTCAGCGAGGCCGAGTTCCTCGAATCCGTGGGCAGGAGCGTCGCCAAATCCCGAGGTAAGGCCATGCGCGCGGTGGCCCACGCCGTCTTCACCACGGCCGACACCGACCACGACGACCACCTCAGCGCGACGGAATTCGATGACCTCCTGCATGTCATGGGCGCACCCATGGACCGCGATGCCGTTGCGCGCGCGGTGGATTCGGACGGCCGATTGGATCGGGAATCCTGGGCAAGGATCATCGACGACTATTACGGCAGCGGCGATCCGCAAGCGCCGGGAAGCCGATTGTTCGGATCGATCGTTGCCTGAGTGGAACTCGACCTGACGGATCCCGAATTCTTTCGGGATCCGTACCCCGTCTATCGCGGTATGCGCGAACACGGGCCGTTGTTCCGCAGCGCGAACGGCCCGTGGGTTGCCATCGGATTTCGCGAAGTATCAACGCTTCTCAAAAGCGACCGAGTCTCCGCTGATTTCTCCGCCGAATCCCATTGGCAGGCCCGCCGTGGCGATGCCGGTGCACTCGGCGGCCGATGGCTTCTGTTCAACGAGGGCGATTCGCACCGGACGCTGCGGCGCATCATGTCACGCCGGTTCATGCCCGGCGCGATCGCCGAGCGGCGTGGAAAGGTGGCAAACCTGATCGACAGCACCCTGCGGTCACTGCCGTCCGACACCGTGATCGACTTCATCGGGGACGTGGCCGAACCCGTTGTCACGACGCTCGTTCGGGACACGCTCGGCCTACCTGCCGACCAGGACCACAACCTGACCCGGTGGAGCGCCGCCATCATTCGGATGAGCGACCCACTCACCTCGACCTCGGTGCGGGGCGAACTCCGCCGCGCCGTAGGAGAATTCCGCGCGTTCGTCGACGAGGCGTGGCGTGCTGGGCAGCTACATCCCGACGGTCTGGCGGCCGATCTGCTGTCCGCGGATTCCGGACTCGACCACCCTGACGGCGTCGCCAATATCGTGATGCTGCTGATGGCTGGGCTCGACACCACTGTGGGCCAACTCGGTTGTGCGCTGATGGCGTTGACCCCCCACCCCGATCAGTTCACTGTCCTGCGCGACGATCCGGACCCCGCCAAGGTCGGCGAGCTCCTCCGATACGACAGTCCCGTGCACATCGTCACCCGCCGCATCCTCACCGATATCGACTGCCCCGCAGGCACATTGCGGGCGGGTCAGAAACTCATGCTGCTGCTGGCAGCCGCCAACCGCGACCCGAATCGGTACCCCGACCCCGACCGGCTGTGGCTGAACCGGCCCGGTGTCGAGCAACTCGCGTTCGGTGCCGGTACCCACTACTGCCTCGGCTCGCACCTCGCCCGCCTCACCGTGTTCACGCTGCTCGCCCGCATGGCCCGCCGTTATACCCGGGTCCGACTCGTGGACACCGACCTGAGCTGGCGTCCCAGTGTGGTCGCCCGCCGCCTCGACCGACTTCCCGTGCGCCTGGAGACGCGATGACACCCAACGACATTCAGCTACGCAAGTACCGCAAGCGGTTCCAACTCCTCGACGTCAACGGCAACGGTGTCCTCGAGCTGAGCGACTACCAAGCCATCGCGCGACGATTCCGTCAAAATTTCGACCTCGAGCCGGGGTCCGACAATGCGAACGCCATCGACGACACCTACACCCGCCTGTTCGCCGCCATGCACCGCCACGGCGACCGCAATGGCGACGGTCACGTGGACGAGAACGAGTTCATCCAGACCAGCGCCGCAAGCCTATTGGGGCGGCCCGACGGATTCGATCGCGCGATCAAACCCGTCCTCACGGTGATCTGCCAGGTCTGTGACAAGGACGGCAACGCCCTGCTCGACCGCGACGAGTTCCGCCGATTCCTCACCGCCGAAGGCGCCCCCGACGAAGCCTGCGCCCAATCACTGGCCCACCTCTACCCCGCCAACGCCACCACCATCACCTTCGACCAGTTCACCGAGGCAACCCGCCAATTCTATTGCTCCCCAGACCCCGACGCCCCCGGAAATTGGCTCTTCGGCGACTTCTAAAATTGGCCAGCTCATACAATCCCGCCGCCATGGCCGCCTTCGCGACCATGAGGGGCCGATCGCGCGGCCGGGCGAACTGGACAGATCAATGACGACTACAAAGCTAACAACCTGCCCACGCCGCGACCAAGACGCCGTCACCGCCAAAGCGATCTGCCTGTCCTGGCCCATTTCAGGGCAGATTGGAGCTCGGAATCTCGGCAGGTCGACCCGAGTCTCGAAGCGATCTACTCCGAGCACCGCGACCAGATCGAGATCGTCAACCTCGACATCGACAGGAATCCGACGACCGCCGCCCCAAGTCGCGCACGCCGCAGCGTCGATCAGCAGCTCCGTGATCGCTACCCGGGAACCGCCTCGTCAGCACAGTCAACGGTACTTGTGTGGATGCTGTACGTGCCCCCAGTCGGACTCGAACCGACACTCGATGGATTTTAAGTCCACTGCCTCTGCCAATTGGGCTATGGGGGCGTCCGGGACAGCGTACCGAGTCGTACGGGTGTACCGGAATTCCGAGTGTTGAACCTGGGCAAAGTGTCGGGGCCATCCGGAAAAAAGTCGGGCACTTGACCAAAGAGCACCGGCCGTAGACGACGAAAAGGCCGGTATGTTATCGCCTGGGCGGCAGCGGGATTCGGCTGAGGTCGGTGGCGATGTGCAGGTCGCCGGTGAAGTATTTGCCCGCTTCGGCGAGGTGGTCGGACAGGTCGCGGTAGCGCTGGGAGAAGTGCGTGAGGACGAGGGTGCGGACGCCCGCGTCGGCGGCTACCCGCGCGGCTTGGCCCGCGGTGAGGTGGCCGTATTCCGCGGCCAAGTGCGCGTCCACGTCGAGGAAGGTGGCCTCGATGACGAGCATGTCGGTGTTCGCGGCGAGTTCGTGCACGCCGTCGCAGAGCCGGGTGTCCATCACGAAGGCGAAGCTCTGGCCCGGACGCGGTTCGCTGACCTCGTCGAGACTAACCGTGCGGCCGGATATTTCGAGGCGACCGCGCTGTTGGAGTTCGCCGATGACCGGCCCGCTCAGTCCGAAGGCACGCAGCCGGTCCGCCAGCATGCGGCGCCCGGGTGGCTCGGTCAGCCGATAACCGAAGGTGTCGACGGGGTGGGAAAGCCGAACCGCGGAAACCTCGAAAGGCACGCCGGGGAAGTCCACCGCCCCCGCTCGATCGATCGGCCTTGGCCGCAGTTCGGCCCGATGGTAGTAGGAGGTGGCGTTGACAAGCCGGTCGTAATACTCCGCGCCGGAGGCGGGAAAGCACACGTCGACCGCGTGCGGCACCTGGTCGAGATTGATCCGCTGGACCACACCGGCGAGCCCGAGGCTGTGATCCCCATGGAAATGCGTGATCGCGATCCGGGTGATGTCGGTGGCCGAGACCCCGGCGAACATCATCTGCCGCTGCGTCCCCTCCCCCGGATCGAACAGCACGCCTTCGTCATCCCATCGCAGCAGATACCCATTGTGGTTGCGCTGCCTGGTAGGCACCTGACTGGCAGTCCCGAGGACTACGAGCTCCCGCTGCGACACCACCGCCACGCTACTCGCGCACCCTGCCCGCCCGGACACACGAAATGCGCCCCTGAGGCAGAGTTGCCCCAGGAGCGCATTCAGCGAAGCGCGAGTGGCGCACCCGCGCGTTACTCCAGGGGTGTGGTGCGCAGCAGCGAGTGGCGGCGGCTGTAGGCGAAGTAGATGACGAAGCCCATGGCCATCCAGACCAGGAAGCGGAGCCAGGTCTCCACCGACAGATTCAGCATCAGCCAGAGGCAGGAGAGGACCGCGAGGATCGGGATCAGCGGAACCAGCGGGACGCGGAAGCCGCGAGGCAGGTCGGGACGGGTGCGGCGCAGGATCAGCACGCCGATCGAGACCAGCACGAACGCGAACAGCGTGCCGATGTTGACCATTTCCTCGAGCGTGCCGAAGTCGACGAAGCCGGCCAGCAGGGCGCAGACGACGCCGACGATGGCGGTGATCCGCACCGGCGTGCCGTGCTTGCCGGTGTGCGCGAGCTTGCGCGGCATCAGCCCGTCGCGCGACATCGCGAACAGCACCCGGGTCTGGCCGAGGAACATCACCATGACCACCGTGGTGAGCCCGGCGAGCGCGCCGATCGAGATGATGTTCTTCACCCAGGTGTCCCCGTGAATCGCGAAAGCCGTTGCCAGCGTGGCATTTCCACCGGAGAGGTCGGTGTAGGGCACCATGCCGGTGAGGACGAGCGACACCGCGACGTACAGGATGGTGACGATGAGCAGCGAGCCGAGGATGCCGCGCGGCACCGCCTTCTGCGGGTTCTTGGTCTCCTCGGCGGTGGTCGCGACGACGTCGAAGCCGATGAACGCGAAGAACACCAGGCTGGCCGCGGCGAGCAGGCCGTACCAGCCGAAGCTGCTGTGCCCGGCGCCGGTCAGGAAGGAGAACAGCGACTGGCGCAGCCCGTCGCCCTCCTCCCCCGGCTGCGACGGCGGAATGTAGGGCGTCAGGTTCTCCGACTTGAAGTAGGTGACACCGACGATCAGCACGAGCGCGATCACGGCCAGCTTGATGGCCACCGCCACCGCGGACACCCGCGAGGACACCTTGGTGCCGGTCGCGAGCAATACGCCCAGAACTGCGATGAGCAGCACCGCGCCCCAGTCGAAGGACAGCGAGCCGATGTGCACGACCGGCGTCGAGCCCATCACCTCACCGAGGTACTGCGACCAGCCCTTGGCCACGACCGAGGTGGCGAGCGCGAATTCCAGGATCAGGTCCCAGCCGATGATCCAGGCGACGAGTTCACCGAAGGTGGCGTAGGAGAACGTGTACGCGCTGCCCGCCACCGGGACCGTCGACGCGAACTCCGCGTAACAGAGCGCGGTCAGTCCGCAGGCGATCGCGGCGAAGACGAACGCCAGCGAGACCGACGGTCCGGCGACGTCGCCCGCGGTCCGCGCGGTGAGCGTGAAGATGCCCGCGCCGATCACCACCGCGACGCCGAAGACCGTGAGGTCCCACGCGGTCAGGTCCTTGCGGAGTTTCGAATCCGGCTCGTCGGTGTCTCGGATCGACTGTTCGACGGATTTGGTGCGGAACAATCCGCCCCATCGAGCAGCCACCTGTTCCGTCGCGTCGTCCGGCTCGCGGATCGCCACACCTTCTCCTCACCTCTGGGTCATGCTGTCGAACTGTCTATGCCCGGCAGGCAGGCTAATGTACGCCCGCCATGTGCCTGCTGATCCGCGGTGCGATGGCGGCCACGATCAGTCCGGCGCAGACCGCGACGGCGCCGGTGATACCGAAGTAGGCGATTTCGTGGTCTCGGTCATAGAACCGAGCCAAAGTACCCGACATCGACGTGCCGATGCCAACCGAGAAAAAATACAGCGCCATCATCTGTGCCCGGAAAGCTTCCGGCGCGAGTTGGGTGGTGACCGCAAGTCCGATGGGTGAGAGCAGCAGCTCCGAGACCGCGAACCCGGCCATGACGGCGACGACGAGCAGTGCGGGAACCGTCTGGCCGCTGAATGCGGACAGCGGCACGAACAGCAGGAACGCCAGGCCCATGCCGACCACACCGAGCGCGAATTTGCGCGGCGTGCTCGGCGCGCGTGAGCCGAGCTTGGTCCACATGAGGGCGAACAGCGGCGACAGCGCGATGATCCAGACCGGCTCGACCGAACCGATCCAGTTCGACGGCGCGGTCCAGCCGAAGACGCTCCAGTTCATCCGTTCGTCGGAGTAGACCGCGAGCACCGTGAAGATCTGCTGGAACAGCGACCAGAACACCGCGTTGGCGATGAACAGCGGGATGAACGCGCGCACCCGGCTGCGTTCGATCGGCAGCACCTTGGCGCTGGTGAGCATGACGACGAAGTAGATGACGGACGCGACGGCGATGACGCCGGTGGTCACCTCGGGCAGATTGTCGAGCGTCACCAGGCCGGTCACCCAGACCACCGCGACCACGACCGCGGCACCGACGAGCAGCCCGATCAGCGGACCGATCGCGCTGCGCGGCAACGGGTTCGGCACCTCACGGCCGTGGGTGCCGAGGTTGTGCCGGAAGACCACGTATTGGGCGAGGCCGAGCGCCATGCCGATCGCCGCCGCGCCGAAGCCGTAGTGGAAGCCGACGTGGTTCTGCAGCAGTCCGGTGATCAGCGGACCGCTGAACGCGCCGAGGTTGATACCGAGATAGAACAGCGTGAACCCGCCGTCGGCGCGGGCGTCACCCTTCGGATACAGCGTGCCGAGCAGCGAGGAGGCGTTGGCCTTGAGCGCGCCGCTGCCGAGTGCGACCAGCACCAGACCGACGCCGACACCGGCCAGGCCGGGCAGCACGGCGAGCGCGATGTGACCCGCCACG from Nocardia iowensis includes these protein-coding regions:
- a CDS encoding thioredoxin family protein, which produces MPVLAHFRADWSSESRQVDPSLEAIYSEHRDQIEIVNLDIDRNPTTAAPSRARRSVDQQLRDRYPGTASSAQSTVLVWMLYVPPVGLEPTLDGF
- a CDS encoding peptide MFS transporter, whose protein sequence is MSEATTAEQSVAGRTLFGHPIGLTNLFGVELWERFSYYGMVTILGYYLYYSTTEGGLGLSQSTGVGIVGAYGGLVYLSTVLGGWIADRLLGMERTVFYGGVVVVAGHIALAVLPGLAGVGVGLVLVALGSGALKANASSLLGTLYPKGDARADGGFTLFYLGINLGAFSGPLITGLLQNHVGFHYGFGAAAIGMALGLAQYVVFRHNLGTHGREVPNPLPRSAIGPLIGLLVGAAVVVAVVWVTGLVTLDNLPEVTTGVIAVASVIYFVVMLTSAKVLPIERSRVRAFIPLFIANAVFWSLFQQIFTVLAVYSDERMNWSVFGWTAPSNWIGSVEPVWIIALSPLFALMWTKLGSRAPSTPRKFALGVVGMGLAFLLFVPLSAFSGQTVPALLVVAVMAGFAVSELLLSPIGLAVTTQLAPEAFRAQMMALYFFSVGIGTSMSGTLARFYDRDHEIAYFGITGAVAVCAGLIVAAIAPRISRHMAGVH
- a CDS encoding cytochrome P450: MELDLTDPEFFRDPYPVYRGMREHGPLFRSANGPWVAIGFREVSTLLKSDRVSADFSAESHWQARRGDAGALGGRWLLFNEGDSHRTLRRIMSRRFMPGAIAERRGKVANLIDSTLRSLPSDTVIDFIGDVAEPVVTTLVRDTLGLPADQDHNLTRWSAAIIRMSDPLTSTSVRGELRRAVGEFRAFVDEAWRAGQLHPDGLAADLLSADSGLDHPDGVANIVMLLMAGLDTTVGQLGCALMALTPHPDQFTVLRDDPDPAKVGELLRYDSPVHIVTRRILTDIDCPAGTLRAGQKLMLLLAAANRDPNRYPDPDRLWLNRPGVEQLAFGAGTHYCLGSHLARLTVFTLLARMARRYTRVRLVDTDLSWRPSVVARRLDRLPVRLETR
- a CDS encoding amino acid permease; translated protein: MAIREPDDATEQVAARWGGLFRTKSVEQSIRDTDEPDSKLRKDLTAWDLTVFGVAVVIGAGIFTLTARTAGDVAGPSVSLAFVFAAIACGLTALCYAEFASTVPVAGSAYTFSYATFGELVAWIIGWDLILEFALATSVVAKGWSQYLGEVMGSTPVVHIGSLSFDWGAVLLIAVLGVLLATGTKVSSRVSAVAVAIKLAVIALVLIVGVTYFKSENLTPYIPPSQPGEEGDGLRQSLFSFLTGAGHSSFGWYGLLAAASLVFFAFIGFDVVATTAEETKNPQKAVPRGILGSLLIVTILYVAVSLVLTGMVPYTDLSGGNATLATAFAIHGDTWVKNIISIGALAGLTTVVMVMFLGQTRVLFAMSRDGLMPRKLAHTGKHGTPVRITAIVGVVCALLAGFVDFGTLEEMVNIGTLFAFVLVSIGVLILRRTRPDLPRGFRVPLVPLIPILAVLSCLWLMLNLSVETWLRFLVWMAMGFVIYFAYSRRHSLLRTTPLE
- a CDS encoding ribonuclease Z, with the translated sequence MSQRELVVLGTASQVPTRQRNHNGYLLRWDDEGVLFDPGEGTQRQMMFAGVSATDITRIAITHFHGDHSLGLAGVVQRINLDQVPHAVDVCFPASGAEYYDRLVNATSYYHRAELRPRPIDRAGAVDFPGVPFEVSAVRLSHPVDTFGYRLTEPPGRRMLADRLRAFGLSGPVIGELQQRGRLEISGRTVSLDEVSEPRPGQSFAFVMDTRLCDGVHELAANTDMLVIEATFLDVDAHLAAEYGHLTAGQAARVAADAGVRTLVLTHFSQRYRDLSDHLAEAGKYFTGDLHIATDLSRIPLPPRR
- a CDS encoding EF-hand domain-containing protein, which encodes MTPNDIQLRKYRKRFQLLDVNGNGVLELSDYQAIARRFRQNFDLEPGSDNANAIDDTYTRLFAAMHRHGDRNGDGHVDENEFIQTSAASLLGRPDGFDRAIKPVLTVICQVCDKDGNALLDRDEFRRFLTAEGAPDEACAQSLAHLYPANATTITFDQFTEATRQFYCSPDPDAPGNWLFGDF